The Sulfurimonas sp. HSL3-2 genome segment CTTTAGATGCGTTTTCGATCGTAGTAACCGAATGCGATACATGGTTTAACAGACCCGGTACAAGCAGCGCGATACCTGCAACAAGAAGAATGGTAGTGTAAGCACTTGATGTCTCTTTGTTATGTTTTTGTTCGGTAAATTTCAAACCACCCAAAAACACGGCAAGACCAAGCAAGACGTTCATATCGACTATCACAGCTGAGACGATACCGCCTTTGACCGTCTTGACGACATCCGGGTCACTATATGCCTGTAAAAGGACTATATATAAAAGTATTATCTCCACGACAACGGCACTAAGAGTTAAAATAAAACTCCCGTAGGGCTCTTGAAATCTTTCTGAAAGTATCTCTGCTATCTCGGAGACGCTTAGTGAAAGCGCACCTATTCCGATAGCGGCAAACAGTGTTGCCAAGACCTCCAAACCGTTGTAATGAAAATAAAATGATATTGCAATAGATACAACTCCAACGAATATATCCCAATAATCATCAACTAAATACTTTAACCTACTGTCGCCTTCGCTACTCGAAGATTCCATTCCTTCTCCTATAATAAGATAACGCTTGCCAGCCCTAAAAAGCTGAAAAAGCCGACCACATCCGTGACCGTTGTCAATAACACCGTACTTCCGATAGCAGGGTCTATATCCGCCTTTCTAAGTAGTAAAGGGATAACACTGCCGAAAAATCCTGCACTAAGCAGGTTGATAATCATAGAGAGTGCAATTACCACTCCAAGAAGCGGTATATGAAACCAAAAATAGGCTACGACGCCTATGACAAAAGCAAACAATAACCCGTTTGCCAGCGAGACTATGATCTCTTTGGATATCGTCTTTCTGGCGTCTGAACCCTCGATCTCACCCAGTGCCATCTTACGGACGGTAACGGTAAGAGTCTGAGTCCCTGCATTGCCCCCCATCGAAGCGACTATCGGCATCAATACCGCAAGAGCGACGATCGACTGGATCGTCTGATCAAACAGACCGATAACAAGCGAAGCGGCTATGGCCGTGACAAGGTTTATGCCAAGCCAGATAGCCCTACTCTTACCGATCTCGTAGATATCCTCTTCCTGCTCGATCTCATCATTGACCCCGGCAAGATTAAATATCTGCTCGGTCGCGCTCTCTTCGATAATATCGTAGATATCATCTGAAGTGATCCTTCCGATCAGCTTGTCATGATCATCAACGACGGCGATGGCATTAAGGTTATAGTTAGTAACCATCTCGACCACATCTTGGATATCCGTCTTATGATGAACGCTAAATGTCGTATGTTTCTCTTTTGGGATATCGGAAAATTTCAGCTCATGCTCAAATATGATCAGATCTTCCAAACTTACCGCACCGAGATATTTATGATTGTTATCAAGTAGATATGCCTGCCAGACGTTATCTATCTCGTTTTCCTCTTTAAGTCTCTTCAGCCTCTTTATAGCCGTACCGATGTTCTCGTTTATGTGTGCGCTGAAAAGCTCACTTTGCATATACGCACCCGCTTCATCTTCCTCATAAGAGATAAGCTGCTGGATCAGTACCTGATCTTCATCGTTGAAGTTCTCAAGTATCTCCTGAGCCGTATCCTCATGCTCCTCTTGAATGTTTTGGATGAAGGTAGCGGCATCATCGGTATCCATATTGGATGCGATGTCCGCAAGCTTTTTAGTACTTAAAAGTTCAGCCACCTCTTCTTGTACATAATCGGGAAACTCCGAAAGGATATCCGCGAAGAGTTCATGCGGTATGACCTTGATAAGAGCGATATATTCATCACTATTTATATCTCTTAGTTCAAGTAATTGCTCGGCAATGTCATAGGGATGGACAGTAGCATTGTTGTTTTTATATTCTTCTATCTCTAAAGTGATCGTATTTTTAAGAGCAACAAGCTCTTCGTTACTTACTTCCATCAACTATTCCGTTTTTAAAATTAAATAAATATAATGTTTCATTAAAACTGTTATTTTATTTCGATATTATAACATTTATACAGGCATATCATTTTAAAGATTAAAGGAAAGATATGAGATTAATAATAATCAAGACAGCATCTGCTTTGCTGCTTACATGTAACTCCTTATTTGCCAATGATGCCAACGAATCATTTCTCAGTGTCGAGGCCAA includes the following:
- the mgtE gene encoding magnesium transporter, whose translation is MEVSNEELVALKNTITLEIEEYKNNNATVHPYDIAEQLLELRDINSDEYIALIKVIPHELFADILSEFPDYVQEEVAELLSTKKLADIASNMDTDDAATFIQNIQEEHEDTAQEILENFNDEDQVLIQQLISYEEDEAGAYMQSELFSAHINENIGTAIKRLKRLKEENEIDNVWQAYLLDNNHKYLGAVSLEDLIIFEHELKFSDIPKEKHTTFSVHHKTDIQDVVEMVTNYNLNAIAVVDDHDKLIGRITSDDIYDIIEESATEQIFNLAGVNDEIEQEEDIYEIGKSRAIWLGINLVTAIAASLVIGLFDQTIQSIVALAVLMPIVASMGGNAGTQTLTVTVRKMALGEIEGSDARKTISKEIIVSLANGLLFAFVIGVVAYFWFHIPLLGVVIALSMIINLLSAGFFGSVIPLLLRKADIDPAIGSTVLLTTVTDVVGFFSFLGLASVILL